TTGGCCGAGGCGCTGGTCGAGGCGCTGCGTCGCGCGGGGCCCGACCTGACCACCGACAAGCTCGTCGCCGCGCTCGAATCGCTTCAGAACTGGAACGGCGATTACGCGCAGCGCATCACGTTCGGGCCGAACGACCGACAGGGCATCGATCAGGTGTTTCTGGCGCAGGCCCGCGAGGGCAAACTCGCGAAGCTCGCCGACTGGCAGGCGCCCTGACGTGTCGATCCTGCGCGTCGAAAATCTCTCGATCCGGTTCGGCGGTCTCGCCGCGCTGCGCGACGTGAATTTTGCCGTCGAACGCGGCGAGATCTTCGCCATTCTCGGGCCGAACGGAGCGGGAAAAACGACGCTCTTCAACTGCGTGAACGGGATCTACAAGCCGGGATCGGGGCGGGTGTTTTTCGAGGACGCCGACGTGACCGGCATCCGTCCCGACCGCGCCGCTCGGCTCGGCATCGCGCGCACATTCCAGAACATCGAATTGTTCACGCACATGACCACGATGGACAACCTGCTGCTCGGCCGGCATCTGGCGATGCGCGCCCGCACGTGGCGCTGCGCCGTGTTCGGTCCGGGGGTGCGTCGTGAGGAGATCGCCGCGCGCGAACACGCCGAGCGCATCATCGACTTTCTCGATCTGCACGCCGCGCGCGACCTGCCCGTGGGCATGCTGCCCTACGGCACGCGCAAGCTCGTCGAAATGGCGCGGGCGCTGGCGCTGGGACCGCGGCTGCTATTACTCGACGAGCCCGCCGCGGGCATGAACCACGAGGAGCGGTCCGAACTGCTGTGGCGCATCCGCGACATCCGCGACGACCTGGGCGTCACGCTGCTGCTCGTCGAGCACGACATGAATCTCGTCATGGCGCTCGCCGACCGCGTTCTGGTGCTCGATCACGGCGAGGCCATCGCCTCCGGCCCGCCCGAGGCCATCGCCGACGATCCCGAAGTCGCCCGGGCGTATCTCGGCGTCGCGACCGAGAAGTCCGCGTGAGTCTGCTCGCCCTCGCCAACGTCGAAACGAACTACGGCAAGATCGCCGCGCTGCGCGGCGTGTCGCTCGAGGTGCGCGCGGGCGAGATCGTCGCGCTGCTGGGCACGAACGGCGCGGGCAAGACCACCACGCTCAAGACGATCATGGGCCTGCTCGACGACCAGCCCGAAAAGGGCACGATCCATTTCGATGGCGAGCGCATCGGCGGGCGCGACACCGAGGACATCGTGCGTCGCGGCATCGCGCTCGTGCCTGAAGGTCGACAGGTCTTCCCCGATCTCAGCGTGCACGAGAACCTGACGATGGGCGCGTATGCGCGCTCGGGCCGCGCCGACATCGCCCGCGACATGGAGCGCGTATACGCGATTTTCCCCCGCCTCGCCGAACGCCGCACGCAGGACGCGGGCACGCTCTCGGGCGGCGAACAGCAGATGCTGGCGATCGGGCGCGGGCTCATGGCCGCGCCGCGCCTGCTGATGCTCGACGAACCCTCGCTCGGACTCGCGCCGATCCTCGTCGCCGAGATCGACCGCGTGATCGCCGATCTCAACCGCGAGGGGCTGACGATCCTGCTCGTCGAGCAGAACGCCAACATGGCGCTCGCATTGGCGGACCGCGCGTACGTGCTGGAATCGGGCCGCGTGGTGCTGGCGGGGGAATCGGCCGCGCTGCGCGAGAACCCCGACATCAAGGAATTCTACCTCGGCAAGCCGCACGCGGTCGCGCCCGAGGACGCGAGGCGCTACAAGCGCAAGAAGC
The nucleotide sequence above comes from Deltaproteobacteria bacterium. Encoded proteins:
- a CDS encoding ABC transporter ATP-binding protein; translation: MSILRVENLSIRFGGLAALRDVNFAVERGEIFAILGPNGAGKTTLFNCVNGIYKPGSGRVFFEDADVTGIRPDRAARLGIARTFQNIELFTHMTTMDNLLLGRHLAMRARTWRCAVFGPGVRREEIAAREHAERIIDFLDLHAARDLPVGMLPYGTRKLVEMARALALGPRLLLLDEPAAGMNHEERSELLWRIRDIRDDLGVTLLLVEHDMNLVMALADRVLVLDHGEAIASGPPEAIADDPEVARAYLGVATEKSA
- a CDS encoding ABC transporter ATP-binding protein, yielding MLALANVETNYGKIAALRGVSLEVRAGEIVALLGTNGAGKTTTLKTIMGLLDDQPEKGTIHFDGERIGGRDTEDIVRRGIALVPEGRQVFPDLSVHENLTMGAYARSGRADIARDMERVYAIFPRLAERRTQDAGTLSGGEQQMLAIGRGLMAAPRLLMLDEPSLGLAPILVAEIDRVIADLNREGLTILLVEQNANMALALADRAYVLESGRVVLAGESAALRENPDIKEFYLGKPHAVAPEDARRYKRKKRWQ